A genome region from Solanum pennellii chromosome 12, SPENNV200 includes the following:
- the LOC107006366 gene encoding uncharacterized protein LOC107006366, with amino-acid sequence MATVRSVVSIATANHWTLHQMDIYNAFLQRDLYEEVYMTPPDGFNRKVGSGQACRLLKSLYGNDSNMIHETKTALHHAFKIKDVGELRYFLWLEFARSETGILIHQRKYTLELLADMGLSGAKPVSTPMELNLKLTSTEFDDHINSIHVDTLLEDPKSYQRLIGRLLYLTTTRQDISFAVQCLSQFMHAPKASHMDSTLRLVRYLKTEPGLRILMSSTGGNNLQVFGDADWGSCINNRRSINGYLIKYGESLISWKSKKQITVSRSSAEAEYRAMASTVAEVV; translated from the exons ATGGCAACTGTGAGGTCTGTTGTTTCTATTGCAACTGCAAATCATTGGACATTACATCAGATGGATATATATAATGCTTTTTTACAAAGAGATTTGTACGAAGAAGTATATATGACACCCCCTGATGGTTTTAATAGAAAAGTTGGCAGTGGTCAAGCATGTAGATTGTTGAAATCTCTctatg GAAATGATTCCAATATGATTCATGAAACTAAGACAGCATTGCATCATGCATTCAAGATTAAAGATGTAGGGGAACTAAGGTACTTCCTTTGGTTGGAGTTTGCTAGAAGTGAAACTGGGATACTCATACATCAAAGGAAGTACACTCTTGAGTTATTAGCTGATATGGGTCTATCAGGTGCTAAACCAGTGTCAACACCTATGGAATTGAATCTAAAACTCACCTCCACAGAGTTTGATGATCACATAAATTCTATACATGTTGATACACTTCTTGAGGATCCTAAAAGTTATCAAAGGTTGATTGGAAGGCTATTGTACCTCACAACCACTAGACAAGACATATCATTTGCAGTTCAGTGTCTAAGTCAATTTATGCATGCACCAAAGGCTTCACATATGGATTCAACACTCAGATTGGTCAGATATTTGAAGACAGAACCAGGCTTAAGAATTCTAATGTCATCTACTGGAGGAAATAATTTACAGGTGTTTGGTGATGCTGATTGGGGTTCATGTATCAACAACAGAAGATCAATCAATGGATACTTAATCAAATATGGAGAATCTCTTATTTCATGGAAGTCGAAAAAGCAGATTACAGTCTCCAGAAGTTCAGCTGAGGCTGAGTACAGAGCCATGGCCTCAACTGTTGCAGAGGTTGTTTGA